From Skermanella sp. TT6, a single genomic window includes:
- a CDS encoding Gfo/Idh/MocA family protein, producing the protein MTLNVCMVGYGMMGVWHSEALKRADAVLHTIVGRNPDGAREFAERHGYRKWSVSLDEALADPEIDAVILGTPSDLHEEQAIKCLEAGKHTLIEIPIAMSLGGAKRVVEAGERSGKVYGLSHPMRFRRERESLLARTRAGEEKIRHIAGRFFIKRLVNIGATGYRRSWTDNILWHHFCHFVDLGMYLFDGAPIRRVQSYLGELHPTTGIPMECIVMVETEADQSLLVHGSYHAAYRFYDKLIVTDRDTYFYDILAGTLKTSEGTMEIEGEQDNCTRVTLDFLDAIRENRPPRASGPSVLPAMQVLQKVQDDWDARHGARAIPGRPLPRH; encoded by the coding sequence ATGACATTGAATGTCTGCATGGTCGGCTACGGCATGATGGGCGTCTGGCACAGCGAGGCCCTGAAGAGGGCCGACGCCGTGCTGCACACCATCGTCGGCCGCAACCCGGACGGGGCCAGGGAATTCGCCGAGCGCCACGGTTACCGCAAATGGTCGGTGTCGCTCGACGAGGCCCTGGCGGACCCGGAGATCGACGCCGTGATCCTGGGCACGCCGAGCGACCTGCACGAGGAGCAGGCGATCAAATGCCTGGAGGCCGGCAAGCATACGTTGATCGAGATCCCCATCGCCATGAGCCTGGGCGGCGCGAAACGCGTGGTCGAGGCGGGTGAGAGGAGCGGCAAGGTATATGGCCTGTCGCACCCCATGCGCTTCCGCCGCGAGCGGGAGTCGCTGCTCGCCCGTACCCGCGCCGGAGAGGAGAAGATCCGCCACATCGCCGGGCGCTTCTTCATAAAGCGGCTGGTCAATATCGGCGCTACCGGATACCGGCGGAGCTGGACCGACAACATCCTGTGGCACCATTTCTGCCACTTCGTCGATCTCGGCATGTACCTGTTCGACGGCGCTCCGATCCGGCGGGTCCAGAGCTACCTGGGCGAGTTGCACCCGACGACCGGCATTCCCATGGAGTGCATCGTGATGGTGGAGACCGAGGCCGACCAGTCGCTGCTGGTCCACGGGTCGTACCATGCGGCCTATCGCTTTTACGACAAGCTGATCGTCACCGATCGGGACACTTATTTCTACGACATACTGGCCGGAACGCTGAAGACGTCCGAAGGCACGATGGAGATCGAGGGCGAGCAGGACAACTGCACCCGCGTCACCCTGGATTTCCTGGACGCCATCCGCGAGAACCGCCCGCCCCGCGCGTCCGGCCCGTCCGTGCTGCCGGCCATGCAGGTGCTCCAGAAGGTCCAGGACGACTGGGACGCCCGGCACGGCGCCCGGGCCATTCCGGGAAGACCGCTGCCGCGGCATTGA
- the iolD gene encoding 3D-(3,5/4)-trihydroxycyclohexane-1,2-dione acylhydrolase (decyclizing) yields the protein MEKTIRLTAAQAAVRYLAAQRSVVDGAEVPLFAGCWGIFGHGNVAGLGEALYHARETLPTFRAHNEQGMALAAVAFAKASNRRRMMACTTSIGPGASNMVTAAGVAHVNRLPVLLLPGDVFANRRPDPVLQQIEDFNDATVSVNDCFRPVSRWWDRITRPEQLLTSLPRAIQVLTDPVDCGPATICMAQDVQAEAYDYPESFFHPRTHRIRRPAPDAEEFARALDLLARAERPLVIAGGGVLYSEASRTLQDFAARHGIPVAETQAGKSAMPWDHPQAVGSIGVTGSSPSNALAREADVILAVGTRLQDFTTGSRALVPGNATLIQLNLQSFDAGKHRAVPLVGDAKRTLEDLTAALGSYQASAGWRERTAALVEEWNGAVDRVTSPTNAPLATDAQVIGAVNRAAEARDVVVCAAGGLPGELHKLWRAGSPNGYHMEYGFSCMGYEIAGGLGVKMARPDREVFVMVGDGSYMMMNSELQTSVMLGRKLIITVLDNRGFGCINRLQRACGGESFNNLIENVDHRADDGWIDFAGHARSLGAVSEKVAGIAALEQALQRARRSDRTYVVVIDTDPNPTTEAGGAWWDVAVPEVSERAQVGEAFAAYADARRNQAQG from the coding sequence ATGGAAAAGACGATCCGGCTGACGGCCGCGCAGGCGGCGGTGCGGTATCTGGCGGCCCAGCGGTCGGTGGTGGACGGAGCGGAAGTGCCGCTGTTCGCCGGGTGCTGGGGGATCTTCGGGCACGGCAACGTGGCCGGGCTGGGCGAGGCCCTGTACCACGCCCGCGAGACGCTGCCGACCTTCCGCGCCCACAACGAGCAGGGGATGGCCCTGGCGGCGGTCGCCTTCGCCAAGGCCAGCAATCGGCGCCGCATGATGGCCTGCACCACCTCGATCGGGCCGGGTGCGTCCAACATGGTGACCGCCGCCGGGGTGGCGCACGTCAACCGGCTGCCGGTGCTTCTCCTGCCCGGCGACGTCTTCGCCAACCGGCGCCCCGACCCCGTCCTCCAGCAGATCGAGGACTTCAACGACGCCACCGTCAGCGTCAACGACTGTTTCCGTCCCGTTTCCCGCTGGTGGGACCGGATCACCCGTCCGGAACAGCTCCTGACCTCCCTGCCCCGCGCGATCCAGGTGCTGACCGATCCGGTCGACTGCGGCCCGGCGACGATCTGCATGGCGCAGGACGTCCAGGCCGAGGCGTACGACTATCCCGAAAGCTTCTTTCATCCGCGAACGCACCGGATCAGGCGCCCGGCTCCGGATGCGGAGGAATTCGCCCGGGCGCTGGACCTGCTCGCCAGGGCGGAACGTCCCCTGGTCATCGCGGGCGGCGGCGTGCTCTATTCCGAGGCGAGCCGGACCCTTCAGGACTTCGCGGCCAGGCACGGCATCCCGGTCGCCGAGACCCAGGCGGGCAAGAGCGCTATGCCGTGGGACCATCCCCAGGCGGTCGGCTCCATCGGGGTCACCGGCAGTTCGCCGTCCAACGCGCTGGCGCGGGAGGCCGACGTGATCCTGGCGGTGGGCACCCGGCTCCAGGACTTCACGACCGGTTCCCGGGCCCTGGTGCCGGGCAATGCCACCCTGATCCAGCTCAACCTCCAGTCGTTCGACGCGGGCAAGCACCGGGCCGTTCCGCTGGTCGGCGACGCCAAGCGGACGCTGGAGGATCTCACGGCGGCGCTGGGCTCCTACCAGGCGTCGGCGGGCTGGCGGGAGCGGACGGCGGCGCTGGTCGAGGAGTGGAACGGCGCGGTCGACCGGGTGACGTCGCCGACCAACGCGCCGCTGGCGACCGACGCCCAGGTGATCGGCGCCGTCAACCGCGCGGCCGAAGCCCGCGATGTCGTCGTCTGCGCCGCGGGCGGGCTGCCGGGCGAGTTGCACAAGCTGTGGCGCGCGGGTTCGCCCAACGGCTACCACATGGAGTACGGCTTTTCCTGCATGGGCTACGAGATCGCCGGTGGGCTGGGCGTCAAGATGGCCCGGCCGGACCGCGAGGTCTTCGTCATGGTCGGCGACGGCAGCTACATGATGATGAATTCCGAACTCCAGACCTCGGTCATGCTGGGCCGCAAGCTGATCATCACCGTGCTGGACAACCGGGGTTTCGGCTGCATCAACCGGCTTCAGCGGGCCTGCGGCGGCGAAAGCTTCAACAACCTCATCGAGAACGTCGATCATCGGGCGGACGACGGCTGGATCGACTTCGCCGGCCATGCCCGCAGCCTCGGCGCGGTTTCCGAGAAGGTCGCCGGCATCGCCGCGCTGGAACAGGCCCTTCAGCGGGCCCGCCGGTCCGACCGGACCTATGTGGTGGTGATCGACACCGACCCGAATCCTACCACCGAGGCGGGCGGCGCCTGGTGGGACGTGGCGGTGCCGGAGGTGTCGGAGCGCGCGCAGGTCGGGGAGGCCTTCGCCGCCTATGCCGATGCCCGCCGGAACCAGGCCCAGGGCTGA
- a CDS encoding SMP-30/gluconolactonase/LRE family protein yields the protein MEVDCVLDAKASLGECPVWSAEENALYWVDILAPALHRLDPATGATRTWEMPHSIGSFGLREGGGAIVALRNGFHLFDFETGGLTPVANPEPDMAGNRLNDGKVAPDGSFWAGTMDEETMSKRTGSLYRVAPDGAVRRMLDGLIVSNGLAWSADGRTLFHSDSKGKLICAYDHEPGTGDLSNRRVIAEPSEEVGRPDGAATDMEGFYWSAGISAGVLNRWSPDGRLDRQVPMPCAAPTMPCFGGPDMRTIYVTSLRHNVAEDRLRAFPLSGGIFALRVDVPGVPVPKFKG from the coding sequence GTGGAAGTCGATTGCGTTCTCGATGCGAAGGCATCGCTGGGGGAATGCCCGGTCTGGTCGGCCGAGGAAAATGCCCTGTATTGGGTCGATATCCTCGCCCCCGCCCTGCACCGGCTCGACCCCGCGACGGGCGCCACCCGGACCTGGGAGATGCCGCACTCGATCGGCTCCTTCGGGCTCCGCGAGGGAGGCGGCGCCATCGTGGCGCTGCGCAACGGCTTCCACCTGTTCGACTTCGAGACGGGCGGACTGACGCCGGTCGCCAATCCGGAACCCGATATGGCCGGCAATCGGCTGAACGACGGCAAGGTGGCGCCGGACGGCAGCTTCTGGGCCGGCACGATGGACGAGGAAACCATGAGCAAGCGCACCGGCTCGCTCTACCGGGTGGCGCCGGACGGTGCGGTCCGCCGCATGCTGGACGGGCTGATCGTCTCCAACGGGCTGGCCTGGAGCGCCGACGGCCGAACCCTTTTCCATTCCGACAGCAAGGGGAAGCTGATCTGCGCCTACGACCATGAGCCGGGCACCGGCGACCTGTCCAACCGCCGCGTGATCGCGGAGCCTTCCGAGGAAGTCGGCCGCCCCGACGGGGCCGCCACCGACATGGAGGGGTTCTACTGGAGCGCCGGCATCTCCGCCGGGGTCCTGAACCGCTGGTCGCCCGACGGCAGGCTGGACCGGCAGGTCCCGATGCCCTGCGCGGCACCGACGATGCCCTGCTTCGGCGGGCCGGACATGCGGACGATCTACGTGACGTCGCTGCGCCACAACGTGGCCGAGGACCGGCTGAGGGCGTTCCCCCTGTCCGGCGGGATCTTCGCGCTGCGGGTCGATGTTCCGGGCGTGCCGGTGCCGAAGTTCAAGGGATAG
- the iolE gene encoding myo-inosose-2 dehydratase, translated as MTVKLGTNPIAWSNDDLPELGGDTPLETCLRETREAGFTGTEMGNKFPRQPEALKAKLAEYGLEFVSGWYGAELRKRTVEEEIGVMKPHLDLLAACGCKVMVFAETSDTVQGRRDVPVSERPVMTEAEWPVFLDRIAKLSGYMAGKGVRLAFHHHMGTVIEKAHEVDRLLAGTPDTVGLLFDTGHLTFAGDDPAEVARKWARRINHVHAKDVRPDVLKRAREGRWSFLESVINGVYTVPGDGMVDFEAALRPVADAGYAGWIICEAEQDPAKAHPLTYARKGYAHLRATAEKLGLAVQ; from the coding sequence ATGACCGTCAAGCTGGGCACCAACCCGATCGCCTGGAGCAACGACGACCTGCCCGAACTGGGCGGCGACACCCCGCTGGAGACCTGCCTGCGCGAGACCCGCGAAGCCGGCTTCACCGGGACGGAGATGGGCAACAAGTTTCCCCGGCAGCCGGAAGCGCTGAAGGCGAAGCTGGCGGAGTACGGGCTGGAGTTCGTCTCCGGCTGGTACGGCGCCGAACTGCGCAAGCGTACCGTGGAGGAGGAGATCGGGGTCATGAAGCCCCATCTCGACCTGCTGGCGGCCTGCGGCTGCAAGGTCATGGTCTTCGCCGAGACATCGGACACGGTCCAGGGCCGGCGCGACGTGCCGGTATCTGAGCGGCCGGTGATGACCGAGGCGGAGTGGCCGGTGTTCCTCGACCGGATCGCCAAGCTGTCCGGGTACATGGCGGGCAAGGGAGTCCGGCTCGCCTTCCACCACCACATGGGCACGGTGATCGAGAAGGCCCACGAGGTGGACCGGCTGCTCGCCGGCACGCCGGACACCGTGGGGCTGCTGTTCGACACCGGCCATCTCACCTTCGCCGGCGACGATCCGGCCGAGGTTGCCCGGAAATGGGCGAGGCGGATCAACCATGTCCATGCCAAGGACGTCCGTCCGGACGTGCTGAAGCGGGCCCGGGAGGGGCGCTGGAGTTTCCTGGAGTCCGTGATCAACGGCGTCTATACGGTTCCGGGCGACGGGATGGTCGATTTCGAAGCGGCGCTCCGCCCCGTCGCGGATGCGGGCTACGCCGGCTGGATCATCTGCGAGGCCGAGCAGGACCCCGCCAAGGCCCATCCCCTGACCTATGCCCGCAAGGGCTACGCCCACCTTCGGGCGACCGCCGAGAAGCTCGGCCTCGCCGTTCAATAA
- a CDS encoding 3-hydroxybutyrate oligomer hydrolase family protein, which produces MGRAAATAVSALCLIIGTTPAAYSEDDRGRDDRRDGRDRIERHVTGKILRADYDGYSDDLLTAGLGAAGLAGPAPQAANPSSPTTEELRRIAIYNNYRALVDVSAGGGYGTLYGPLVGAGEKAQERDGKIPGTEYLALLDGDDGGNSRITVAVQIPDSFRPDKPCMVTATSSGSRGVYGAIGTAGEWGLKKGCAVVYNDKGTGTGFFDLENGKSYTVQGEHVEASGSSKPLNFQPRIQQRELDRYLEDSPDRWAIKHAHSRENPEADWGTDTLRSVQLGFHLLNRHFAGDKGFRRITPENTVVIASSVSNGGAAALRAAEEDRRGWIDGVAVSEPNVNPKRDRSFKIQQGNGPALAEHGRPLYDYISFYTLYEGCAAAVPGNTRALQVCTDLKARGLLNEGTPAEAQKLIQDYGIVPEQNALAAFYWSANVYQSVTVAYANAYSKASVTDNLCGFSYAFADATDRPAPLPRTNAELAFAQSNGVPPTIGIQLIRNGVSTTTVGGAAAPMADVDGAACLRSLWTAGDRDHQRRGGGGKSPARRLAKGVEEVLATANLRGKPAVIVHGRADALIAVNHSSRSYYGSALRQKQNIRYYEVTNAHHLDAFNALPAFAAAYVPLHVYFNEGLDYLYDHLTKGDALPPSQVVHTVPRETGVPAPPAITRDNVPPIAKKPRKEDRITFRESVLRIPN; this is translated from the coding sequence ATGGGAAGAGCGGCAGCCACAGCCGTCTCGGCGCTCTGCCTGATCATCGGCACGACGCCCGCGGCGTACTCGGAGGACGACCGCGGACGGGATGACCGGCGGGACGGACGGGATAGGATCGAGAGGCACGTGACCGGCAAGATCCTGCGGGCCGATTACGACGGATACAGCGACGATTTGCTGACGGCGGGCTTGGGAGCCGCGGGCTTGGCCGGGCCGGCACCCCAGGCGGCGAATCCCTCCTCCCCGACGACCGAGGAGCTTCGCCGGATCGCGATCTACAACAATTACCGGGCGCTGGTGGATGTATCGGCCGGCGGCGGGTACGGCACGCTTTACGGGCCGCTGGTCGGCGCCGGCGAGAAGGCGCAGGAGCGCGACGGGAAAATTCCCGGGACGGAATACCTGGCGCTGTTGGACGGCGACGACGGAGGCAACTCGCGGATCACCGTGGCCGTGCAGATCCCGGACAGTTTCCGCCCCGACAAGCCCTGCATGGTGACCGCGACATCGTCCGGCTCGCGCGGAGTCTATGGGGCGATCGGCACCGCCGGCGAATGGGGGCTGAAAAAGGGCTGCGCCGTCGTCTACAACGACAAGGGGACGGGTACCGGCTTCTTCGATCTGGAGAACGGCAAGAGCTACACGGTCCAGGGCGAGCATGTCGAGGCGTCTGGGTCGAGCAAGCCGCTGAACTTTCAACCGAGGATTCAGCAACGAGAGCTGGACCGGTACCTGGAGGACAGCCCAGACCGCTGGGCGATCAAGCACGCCCACTCGCGGGAGAACCCCGAGGCGGACTGGGGGACGGATACCCTGCGCTCCGTCCAGCTCGGCTTCCATCTGCTGAACCGCCACTTCGCCGGCGACAAGGGCTTCAGGAGGATCACGCCGGAAAACACCGTCGTCATCGCGTCGAGCGTTTCCAACGGCGGGGCCGCGGCCCTGCGGGCGGCGGAGGAGGACAGGCGCGGCTGGATCGACGGCGTCGCCGTGTCGGAGCCGAACGTCAACCCGAAGCGGGACCGCTCCTTCAAGATACAGCAGGGCAATGGTCCGGCCCTGGCGGAACATGGACGGCCGCTCTATGACTATATCTCGTTCTACACCCTGTACGAGGGGTGCGCCGCGGCGGTGCCGGGCAACACCCGGGCCCTGCAGGTCTGCACCGACCTCAAGGCTCGCGGGCTGTTGAACGAGGGAACGCCGGCCGAGGCACAGAAGCTGATCCAGGATTACGGGATCGTGCCGGAGCAGAATGCGCTCGCCGCCTTCTACTGGTCGGCCAATGTCTACCAGTCCGTGACCGTGGCCTATGCGAACGCCTATTCCAAGGCCAGCGTGACCGACAATCTCTGCGGCTTCTCCTACGCTTTCGCCGATGCGACGGATCGGCCCGCTCCCCTGCCCCGGACCAATGCCGAGCTTGCCTTCGCGCAGTCGAACGGCGTTCCCCCGACGATCGGCATCCAGCTTATCCGGAACGGCGTTTCGACCACGACGGTCGGCGGGGCGGCGGCTCCGATGGCGGACGTAGACGGAGCCGCGTGCCTGCGGTCCCTTTGGACGGCGGGCGACCGTGACCATCAGCGGCGAGGTGGGGGTGGAAAGTCCCCGGCGCGGCGTCTGGCGAAGGGCGTCGAAGAGGTTCTGGCCACGGCCAACCTGCGCGGCAAGCCTGCCGTAATCGTCCATGGCAGGGCCGACGCGTTGATCGCGGTCAATCATAGTTCACGCTCGTACTATGGTTCGGCCCTGAGGCAGAAGCAGAACATCCGGTACTACGAGGTGACCAACGCCCATCACCTGGACGCCTTCAACGCCCTCCCGGCTTTCGCCGCAGCTTACGTGCCGCTGCATGTCTACTTCAACGAGGGGCTGGATTATCTGTACGACCATCTGACCAAGGGCGACGCGCTGCCGCCGTCCCAAGTGGTCCACACCGTTCCGCGGGAAACCGGCGTTCCTGCGCCGCCTGCGATCACCCGGGACAACGTGCCGCCCATCGCGAAGAAGCCCCGGAAGGAGGACCGCATCACGTTCAGGGAATCGGTGTTGCGGATACCGAATTGA